One window of Candidatus Phytoplasma solani genomic DNA carries:
- a CDS encoding glycine--tRNA ligase, whose product MEYFEKIINLAKQTGFVFSGSEIYGGLANSWDYGPLGSLLKNNLKKAWLQKFVQEQSNNVLLDSSILLNSSVWCSSGHLNSFSDPLTENKDNNKRFRADKLIEEHQPGLDVGDWTYEQMHQYLVQNKVLGKSNWTPIKSFNMLFQTHQGVILENSKLLYLRPETAQGIFIQFKNILKATRKKIPFGVCQIGKVFRNEITPGNFIFRTCEFEQMELEFFCEPGTQNEWFEYWKNFMYQFLIDLGMKKDNLVLKNHKKEELSHYSEKTTDILFKFPWGLDELWGIASRTDFDLKNHHNHSQKDLTYFDETNQKRYFPYVVEPSLGVERLFLAFLINNYHEDTVVQKTPRQVLTFHPFLAPYKIAILPLIKKEHAYKAQEIQNYLMKYFDVCYDDTQSIGKRYRRQDMIGTPFCLTVDNETMKHNTVTLRNRDTLQQEIMTLEEVKNYVLEQITLK is encoded by the coding sequence ATGGAATACTTCGAAAAAATTATTAATTTAGCTAAACAAACAGGGTTCGTTTTTTCTGGCAGTGAAATTTATGGTGGGCTTGCTAATAGCTGGGATTACGGTCCTTTAGGTAGTTTATTGAAAAACAATCTTAAAAAAGCTTGGTTGCAAAAGTTTGTTCAAGAACAAAGCAACAATGTTTTATTAGATAGTTCTATTTTGTTGAATTCTTCTGTTTGGTGCTCCTCTGGTCATTTGAATTCTTTTTCTGATCCTCTTACAGAAAACAAAGATAACAATAAAAGATTTCGGGCTGATAAATTAATTGAAGAACACCAACCAGGTTTAGATGTTGGTGATTGGACTTACGAACAAATGCATCAATATTTGGTGCAAAATAAAGTTTTAGGAAAAAGTAATTGGACTCCAATCAAGTCTTTTAACATGCTTTTTCAAACTCATCAAGGAGTTATTTTAGAAAATTCCAAACTTCTTTATTTAAGACCAGAAACAGCTCAAGGTATTTTTATTCAGTTTAAAAATATTTTAAAGGCGACTCGTAAAAAAATTCCTTTTGGTGTTTGTCAAATTGGTAAAGTTTTTCGTAATGAAATTACTCCAGGTAACTTTATTTTCCGTACTTGTGAATTTGAACAAATGGAACTAGAGTTCTTTTGTGAGCCAGGAACACAAAATGAATGGTTTGAATATTGGAAAAATTTTATGTATCAATTTTTAATCGATTTAGGAATGAAAAAAGACAATTTGGTTTTAAAAAATCACAAGAAAGAAGAATTAAGTCATTATTCCGAAAAAACAACTGATATTTTATTTAAATTTCCTTGGGGCCTAGATGAACTTTGGGGAATTGCTTCAAGAACTGATTTTGATTTAAAAAACCATCATAATCATTCTCAAAAAGACCTTACTTATTTTGATGAAACCAACCAAAAAAGATATTTTCCTTATGTTGTTGAACCCTCTTTAGGGGTAGAAAGGTTATTTTTAGCTTTTTTAATTAATAATTATCACGAAGATACTGTAGTGCAAAAAACACCTAGACAAGTTTTGACTTTTCATCCTTTTTTAGCACCTTATAAAATAGCTATTTTGCCTTTAATTAAAAAAGAACATGCTTATAAAGCTCAAGAAATACAAAATTATTTGATGAAATATTTTGATGTTTGTTATGATGATACCCAAAGTATTGGTAAAAGATATCGTAGACAAGATATGATAGGTACCCCCTTTTGTTTAACAGTTGATAATGAAACCATGAAACATAATACAGTTACTTTAAGAAATCGTGATACTTTGCAACAAGAAATTATGACTTTAGAAGAAGTTAAAAACTATGTTTTAGAACAAATAACTTTAAAGTGA
- the era gene encoding GTPase Era — translation MSFKSGFIAILGRPNVGKSTLLNTLINQKLAITSDKAQTTRHKIIGIRHESNAQYIFVDTPGINQYKYLLNQKMNQIAFQSVSDVDVILFVTDYFYHPKEKPLLTLIFKKKKPIFLVINKIDSLKSKIQIDAIILSYLNHFPFQNVIPISAIKSQNIIPLKDSLYQNMHEGVPYYPKDVITDQKKEFLMSEIVREKILYYVHEEVPHAATVVIEKIQHLGKDLLEIWVLILVERRSQKQILIGSQGSKLKEIGSHARKDLNIHFNIKSHLHLWVKVVSNWRNQKELLSRFGY, via the coding sequence ATGAGTTTTAAATCTGGATTTATTGCTATTTTAGGGCGTCCTAATGTTGGAAAATCAACTCTCTTAAATACTTTAATAAATCAAAAATTAGCTATTACTAGTGATAAAGCACAAACTACTCGTCATAAAATTATTGGTATTCGTCATGAATCAAATGCCCAATATATTTTCGTAGATACACCAGGGATTAACCAATATAAATATTTATTGAATCAAAAAATGAATCAAATCGCTTTTCAAAGTGTAAGTGATGTTGATGTTATTTTATTTGTGACAGATTATTTTTATCATCCCAAAGAAAAACCTTTATTAACTTTGATTTTTAAAAAAAAGAAACCTATTTTTTTAGTGATTAATAAAATAGATTCTTTAAAAAGTAAAATTCAAATTGATGCTATTATTTTGAGTTATTTAAATCATTTTCCTTTTCAAAACGTGATTCCAATTTCTGCCATTAAATCTCAAAACATCATACCATTAAAAGATAGTCTTTACCAAAATATGCATGAAGGTGTCCCTTATTATCCTAAAGATGTTATAACTGACCAAAAAAAAGAATTTTTGATGTCGGAAATCGTTAGAGAAAAAATTCTTTATTATGTCCACGAAGAAGTACCTCATGCAGCTACAGTTGTTATTGAAAAAATACAACATTTAGGTAAAGATTTATTAGAAATATGGGTTTTAATTTTGGTAGAAAGACGCTCTCAAAAACAAATTTTAATTGGTTCACAAGGGTCTAAATTAAAAGAAATAGGTTCTCACGCTCGCAAAGATTTAAATATCCATTTTAACATAAAAAGTCATCTTCACTTATGGGTCAAAGTTGTTTCTAATTGGCGCAATCAAAAAGAATTATTAAGTCGTTTTGGCTATTAA
- the ybeY gene encoding rRNA maturation RNase YbeY: MKIQIHNHTSFDINAYQQLLTKLFSKVKEQNKMHLVFVTQKKIQQLNAFFRKKDFVTDVLSFPNDFSFNPNLKDDSLGDVFICFEQAQIQAQKLLHSLEREIAFLAVHGFLHLKGYQHRNEEELKKMIHLKEQILKKMNLERKNN; encoded by the coding sequence ATGAAAATTCAAATTCATAACCATACTTCTTTTGATATTAACGCTTATCAACAATTATTAACTAAATTATTTAGTAAAGTCAAAGAACAAAACAAGATGCATCTTGTTTTTGTCACTCAAAAAAAAATACAACAACTGAATGCTTTTTTTCGAAAAAAAGACTTTGTTACAGATGTTTTATCATTTCCCAATGATTTTTCTTTTAACCCGAATTTAAAAGATGATTCTTTAGGGGATGTTTTTATTTGTTTTGAACAAGCTCAAATTCAAGCTCAAAAATTATTGCATAGTTTAGAACGAGAAATTGCTTTTTTAGCAGTTCATGGATTTTTGCATCTTAAAGGTTATCAACATCGCAACGAAGAAGAATTAAAAAAAATGATTCATTTAAAAGAGCAAATTTTAAAAAAAATGAATTTAGAACGTAAAAACAACTAA
- the rpsU gene encoding 30S ribosomal protein S21 codes for MSKTFLRKGETIEETLRRFKREVAKSGILAEARRKKYYIKPSVQRKNRQKSMRGKKR; via the coding sequence ATGTCAAAAACTTTTTTACGAAAAGGGGAAACCATTGAAGAAACTTTGCGTAGATTTAAACGTGAAGTCGCTAAATCTGGTATTTTAGCGGAAGCACGTCGCAAAAAATATTATATTAAACCTAGCGTACAAAGAAAAAATCGTCAAAAAAGCATGCGTGGTAAAAAACGTTAG
- a CDS encoding lambda-exonuclease family protein: MKHIELEQNTLAWHKHRQKYINASEVASIMGLNPFETRAQLLKRKLFNIKLKDNQSMQKGRILEPQARTFFNQNNQFNFKPKVFVKDYMSASLDGWDAKRQNLLEIKCPVSLNTFTWRAFFQENKIPIFYYAQIQAQIYCSEALKAYFLVYQSNNYSKVKEVQEDEIFIKDMIKQCYLFFQLFQKSKQIQETLKF; the protein is encoded by the coding sequence ATGAAACATATCGAATTAGAACAAAATACTTTAGCTTGGCACAAACATCGCCAAAAATATATTAATGCTTCTGAAGTAGCTTCTATCATGGGGCTTAATCCCTTTGAAACACGAGCACAATTACTTAAAAGAAAGCTTTTTAATATCAAGCTCAAAGATAACCAATCAATGCAAAAAGGTCGCATTTTAGAGCCTCAAGCACGTACTTTTTTTAATCAAAACAATCAGTTTAATTTTAAACCTAAAGTTTTTGTCAAAGATTATATGTCTGCCTCTTTAGATGGATGGGATGCAAAAAGACAAAATTTATTAGAAATAAAATGTCCTGTTTCCTTAAATACTTTTACTTGGCGAGCTTTTTTTCAAGAAAACAAAATTCCTATTTTTTATTATGCCCAAATTCAAGCTCAAATATATTGTTCTGAAGCTTTAAAAGCTTATTTTTTAGTTTATCAAAGCAATAATTACAGCAAAGTAAAAGAAGTTCAAGAAGATGAAATTTTTATCAAAGATATGATTAAGCAATGTTATCTTTTTTTCCAATTATTCCAAAAAAGTAAACAAATACAAGAAACACTTAAATTCTAA
- a CDS encoding ABC transporter ATP-binding protein/permease: MLKINNISKLYKQKKYSFLALDNINLNFPSKGLIFIVGKSGSGKTTLMNILGGLDKYTEGEILFKNKSTKNFNDNDFDNYRNSVIGFIFQDYNLLDDFTIYQNISISLELQGKKVNNQMIKSILEKVNLINISDRSIKDLSGGQKQRVAIARAIIKNPEIIIGDEPTAALDSKTSKNIFEIFQKISKEKLVIIISHDLEAAYNYGDRVIELADGKIINDKTRNNKNIFEETLKLKQNAESIKDSYKCIKSRLPFSKSFKIAINNIKKKITSLCFNIFLSVFALVFCGLALTFYFYDKEKVSIMSLKNNPEIPLIIRLKNIYSKMTNSDIEILKNKYPEADLQSVYSYEEYYFSSEIKEALNNLFRDNQNEITEKIKNFFIKDNKRIDIVIFDNTENFWNNIGYQKPTFHVEDNDILFSNLLLSELENNIRDQIIDSEEQNRILNIINFKKVDLKNEEYNFNKFEEEKDINDNNLVDNFLKRMIGQKLNELDKKLGNKNLMFISQTKFNNIFGNLFNEYTNNNWDFGVKRLIGNKEKLNDQQLKNLICENKISNFSLQNIPTIFFINVLNPILIYLVIIFGFLGLNYAIFTVILMFNFISDSIKNKIKDIGVLKAIGANKFDIMSIFIKEVLIIAIINCTLSLSLIYYIINFINKKTSNLAWINIMDFNFKTVFILVTMTLTISLISTFYQIIKISRKKPIDIILNK, encoded by the coding sequence ATGTTAAAAATTAATAATATTTCAAAATTATATAAACAAAAAAAATATTCTTTTTTAGCTTTAGATAATATTAATTTAAATTTTCCTTCCAAAGGATTAATTTTTATTGTTGGTAAATCTGGTAGCGGCAAAACAACTTTAATGAATATTTTAGGAGGGCTTGACAAGTATACAGAAGGAGAAATTTTATTTAAAAATAAATCTACAAAAAATTTTAATGATAATGATTTTGATAATTATAGAAATTCTGTAATTGGATTCATTTTTCAAGATTATAATTTATTAGATGATTTTACAATCTATCAAAATATTTCAATTTCTTTAGAACTTCAGGGTAAAAAAGTTAATAATCAAATGATTAAATCAATTTTAGAAAAAGTTAATTTAATAAATATATCCGATCGTTCCATCAAAGATTTATCTGGTGGCCAAAAACAAAGAGTAGCTATTGCTAGAGCTATAATAAAAAATCCCGAGATTATAATAGGAGATGAACCAACAGCTGCTTTAGATAGTAAAACAAGCAAAAATATTTTTGAAATTTTCCAAAAAATATCTAAAGAAAAATTAGTAATTATTATTTCTCATGATTTAGAAGCTGCATATAACTATGGTGATCGTGTTATTGAGTTAGCGGACGGAAAAATTATTAATGACAAAACTAGAAATAATAAAAATATTTTCGAAGAAACATTAAAATTAAAACAAAACGCAGAATCCATTAAAGATTCTTATAAATGTATTAAATCTCGTTTACCTTTTAGTAAATCTTTTAAAATAGCAATTAACAATATTAAAAAAAAAATAACTAGTTTATGTTTTAATATTTTTTTAAGTGTTTTTGCTTTAGTTTTTTGCGGATTAGCATTAACTTTTTATTTTTATGATAAAGAAAAAGTTTCTATAATGTCTTTGAAAAATAATCCAGAGATACCATTAATTATTAGATTAAAAAATATTTATTCTAAAATGACAAATTCAGATATAGAAATTTTAAAAAATAAATATCCTGAAGCGGATTTACAATCTGTTTACTCTTATGAAGAATATTATTTTTCTTCTGAAATAAAAGAAGCTTTAAATAATTTATTTCGTGATAATCAAAATGAAATAACAGAAAAAATAAAAAATTTTTTTATAAAAGATAATAAAAGAATTGATATCGTTATATTTGATAATACAGAAAACTTTTGGAACAATATAGGATATCAAAAACCAACATTTCATGTTGAAGATAATGATATATTGTTTTCTAATTTATTGTTAAGTGAACTTGAAAATAATATAAGAGATCAAATTATAGATTCAGAAGAACAAAATAGAATATTAAATATTATAAATTTCAAAAAAGTTGATTTGAAAAATGAAGAATATAATTTTAATAAATTCGAAGAAGAAAAAGATATTAATGATAATAATTTGGTCGATAATTTTTTAAAAAGAATGATAGGGCAAAAATTAAATGAATTAGATAAAAAATTAGGTAATAAAAATTTAATGTTTATTTCTCAAACAAAATTCAACAATATTTTTGGTAATTTATTCAATGAATATACAAATAATAATTGGGATTTTGGAGTTAAAAGATTAATTGGTAATAAAGAAAAATTAAACGATCAACAATTAAAAAATTTAATATGTGAAAATAAAATATCAAATTTTTCTTTACAAAATATACCTACAATATTTTTTATAAATGTTTTAAATCCCATTTTAATATATTTAGTGATTATTTTTGGTTTTTTAGGGTTAAATTATGCTATATTCACAGTTATATTAATGTTTAACTTTATTTCAGATAGTATCAAAAATAAAATAAAAGATATTGGGGTTTTAAAAGCAATTGGAGCAAATAAATTTGATATTATGTCGATTTTTATTAAAGAAGTATTAATTATTGCAATAATAAATTGTACTTTATCTCTAAGTTTAATTTATTATATTATTAATTTCATAAATAAAAAAACATCTAATTTAGCTTGGATAAATATTATGGATTTTAATTTCAAAACTGTTTTTATTTTAGTTACTATGACTTTAACAATTTCTTTGATATCTACTTTTTATCAAATTATTAAAATTTCTCGTAAAAAACCTATTGATATTATTTTAAATAAATAA
- a CDS encoding DDE-type integrase/transposase/recombinase: MHKFGLLSQRVKRKHQYYYNLAIQKENNLKNLINNNFQADTPLQRLCTDVTYILIGAKGTKIYVSAILDLYNRQIISYNIATITDINFILETIKPIPKVNHFCILHCDRGSIYTSKRYQKAVKDKNMYQSFSAKATPTENACMEYFLG, translated from the coding sequence ATGCATAAGTTCGGTTTGCTTTCACAAAGAGTTAAACGCAAGCATCAATATTATTATAATTTAGCTATTCAAAAAGAAAATAATTTAAAAAATCTTATTAATAATAATTTTCAAGCCGATACACCTTTACAAAGGTTATGTACTGACGTGACTTATATTTTAATTGGTGCCAAAGGTACAAAAATATATGTATCAGCTATTCTTGATTTATACAACCGACAAATTATCAGTTATAACATTGCAACTATCACTGACATTAATTTTATTTTAGAAACTATCAAACCCATTCCTAAAGTAAATCATTTTTGTATCCTACATTGTGATAGGGGTAGTATTTATACCTCCAAAAGATATCAAAAAGCAGTAAAAGATAAAAATATGTATCAAAGTTTTTCAGCAAAAGCAACTCCAACCGAAAATGCATGTATGGAGTACTTTTTGGGCTAA
- a CDS encoding IS3 family transposase, with amino-acid sequence MKYLTENQVKNIIHKYMHYYNYKRKMKILNYLSPIEYKKNILNNCRSIFEWLFFLIFFKFFQKKV; translated from the coding sequence ATGAAATACTTAACCGAAAATCAAGTTAAAAATATTATTCATAAATATATGCATTATTATAACTACAAACGAAAAATGAAAATTCTTAATTATTTATCTCCAATTGAATATAAAAAAAATATTTTAAATAATTGCCGTTCTATTTTTGAATGGTTATTTTTTTTGATTTTTTTTAAATTCTTTCAAAAAAAAGTTTAA
- a CDS encoding hemolysin family protein, whose amino-acid sequence MGPILLLIILILLNAFFAASEISFISTNESKIELDIKKGNKKALRVKKIKEKPTAFLSVIQIMIHIITFFQGNIVTSTYLSNSHNSDVLNKWLKPILIETIIIVASIIFGELIPKRLAMSAPSKTAYFFATPILLISWIIKPLVWILTKISNLFLMIFGINPNKNNVSVSEDELRLMLNSSYRKGIIDKNENNMIQNIFDFDHTAIFEVMRHRTQVVAINDDITKEEMIEFIRNQKYTRFPVYENNIDNIIGVVHIKDIFKYLMFRTDNEIFNIKNFIRKPYFVPDSKNTSELFREMQSNKNHIAIVIDEHGGTAGIITFEDLIEEILGEIFDEYDKDEEVMIKEVDQGEYIANGFSNLEEIKEIIKIEFNSGDYDTLSGFLIGQLGRFPQKDEKIKIAYKGYQFEVLQCKDKVISKIKIYKDNHYPKKK is encoded by the coding sequence ATGGGGCCAATATTATTGTTAATCATTTTAATTTTATTAAACGCTTTTTTTGCAGCTAGTGAAATATCTTTTATTTCTACTAATGAAAGTAAAATAGAATTAGATATTAAAAAAGGTAACAAAAAAGCTTTAAGAGTTAAAAAAATCAAAGAAAAGCCAACTGCTTTTTTATCTGTTATTCAAATTATGATTCACATCATTACTTTTTTTCAAGGTAATATTGTAACATCCACTTATCTATCTAATAGTCATAATAGTGATGTTCTTAATAAGTGGCTCAAACCTATATTAATAGAAACGATTATTATTGTTGCTTCTATTATTTTTGGTGAATTAATTCCTAAACGTTTAGCGATGAGTGCTCCTTCTAAAACCGCTTATTTTTTTGCTACTCCGATTTTATTAATATCTTGGATTATTAAGCCTTTAGTTTGGATTTTAACTAAAATAAGTAATCTTTTTTTAATGATTTTTGGTATTAACCCAAATAAAAATAATGTTTCAGTTTCGGAAGATGAACTTCGTTTAATGTTAAACTCAAGTTATCGCAAAGGGATTATCGATAAAAACGAAAATAATATGATTCAAAATATTTTTGATTTTGATCATACAGCTATTTTTGAGGTCATGCGTCATCGCACTCAAGTTGTTGCTATTAATGATGATATTACTAAAGAAGAAATGATTGAATTTATTAGAAATCAAAAATATACTCGTTTTCCTGTTTATGAAAATAATATTGATAACATTATAGGTGTTGTTCACATCAAAGATATTTTTAAATATTTAATGTTTCGTACCGATAATGAAATTTTTAATATCAAAAATTTCATTAGAAAACCTTATTTTGTCCCCGATTCTAAAAATACTAGTGAATTGTTTCGCGAAATGCAATCCAATAAAAATCATATAGCAATAGTTATTGATGAACATGGTGGAACAGCAGGTATTATTACTTTTGAAGATTTAATCGAAGAAATCTTAGGTGAAATTTTTGATGAATATGACAAAGATGAAGAAGTAATGATTAAAGAGGTCGACCAAGGGGAATATATTGCTAATGGTTTTTCTAATTTAGAAGAAATTAAAGAAATTATTAAAATCGAGTTTAATAGTGGAGATTATGATACTTTAAGTGGTTTTTTAATCGGACAATTAGGTAGATTCCCTCAAAAAGATGAAAAAATTAAAATCGCTTACAAAGGATACCAATTCGAAGTTTTACAATGCAAAGATAAAGTTATTTCTAAAATTAAAATTTATAAAGATAATCATTATCCCAAAAAAAAATAA
- the pth gene encoding aminoacyl-tRNA hydrolase: protein MKIIIGLGNPGQEFKNTCHNIGFLVLDSFLKENKYQIIQNSGKAHIYQIQFNNCISFLVKPQMYMNLSGKVVKNILDKYQIKIEDVLVILDDICLPEGEIKLKPQGGHAGHNGLRNIIDSCNTNKFKRLKIGVGYDSKITLNQYLLTPFNLEKQKQILQNIDNIQEIIIKFIQGIDFNSLMNYYNVKNKSKYL from the coding sequence ATGAAAATTATTATTGGTTTGGGTAATCCAGGACAAGAATTTAAAAATACTTGTCATAATATAGGATTTTTAGTTTTAGACTCTTTTTTAAAAGAAAATAAATATCAAATTATTCAAAATTCAGGTAAAGCTCATATTTATCAAATACAATTTAATAACTGTATATCTTTTTTGGTTAAACCACAAATGTATATGAATTTATCTGGAAAAGTAGTTAAAAATATTTTAGATAAATATCAAATTAAAATAGAAGATGTTTTAGTTATTTTAGATGATATTTGTTTGCCAGAAGGTGAAATTAAATTAAAACCTCAAGGTGGTCACGCAGGACATAATGGTTTAAGAAATATTATTGATTCTTGTAACACCAATAAATTTAAAAGATTGAAAATAGGGGTTGGTTATGACTCCAAAATTACTTTAAATCAATATCTTTTAACCCCTTTTAATTTGGAAAAACAAAAGCAAATTTTGCAAAATATCGATAACATTCAAGAAATTATAATCAAATTTATTCAAGGAATAGATTTTAATTCCTTGATGAATTATTATAATGTTAAAAACAAAAGCAAGTATTTATAA
- the rbfA gene encoding 30S ribosome-binding factor RbfA, whose product MIVTTAERMASAIKKELILINEIIQDEQIGYINLTDVQVTKDLSFANIYYTILSDSPDILKLVSDMIEQNKVVIRMELAKKIKNFRKIPNLIFKYDKSLSYGLHIEKILKNIKK is encoded by the coding sequence ATGATTGTAACAACAGCTGAAAGAATGGCTAGCGCCATTAAAAAAGAATTGATTTTAATCAACGAAATTATTCAAGATGAACAAATAGGTTATATTAATTTAACCGATGTTCAAGTAACCAAAGATTTGTCTTTTGCTAATATTTATTATACTATTTTAAGTGACTCTCCAGATATTTTAAAATTAGTTTCTGATATGATTGAGCAAAATAAAGTAGTTATACGAATGGAATTAGCCAAAAAAATTAAAAATTTTAGAAAAATACCTAATTTAATTTTTAAATATGACAAATCTTTATCTTATGGTCTCCATATAGAAAAAATTTTAAAAAATATAAAAAAATAA
- the infB gene encoding translation initiation factor IF-2 has translation MTFDKKKNKLESRENNKALETKKTLKNDLRNKTYSFNPEDKVYQIAQAFGISSASLIQKLLQSGVQANVNQILDKETIKNLAKVCNVEFLETVKTVNEFKTKKIIEEKAKDKTILEKMPPIVTIMGHVDHGKTTLLDAIRKTRVVDQEFGGITQHIGAYQVDYQNNKITFIDTPGHEAFSKMRARGAKITNICVLVVAVDDCVKPQTIEALKHAQKEKIPIIVALNKVDKPNNNSQQIMTELSNFDLLPEEWGGTTSYISISALKKEGLDKLLEIILLLSEIQDLKADSHKLAQGTVIEASLDKSLGPVATFIVSDGNLKVSDIVVVGNTFGKIRSMEDENKKSLKKVLPSQPVRVSGLKEVPQAGDIFYVVANEKEARKIVFELKTKKQQILAKTILPQDLTSILQNIEKEQPKELNIILKADTQGSLEAICGMIEKIKVSDLKVNILRALVGTITEKDISLIESSESLLIGFNIKISSSVLKLAQNQKIKIIMHNIIYRIIEDIEKKLKQMVKPIFEEVITGQAEVRKIFHISKIGNIAGCYVTQGIINNNDFAKIIRDGEVIFKGKISSLKHLKDNIKSSKQGYECGILLDRFNDFIINDIIETSKLNKMEN, from the coding sequence ATGACCTTTGATAAAAAGAAAAATAAATTAGAGTCTCGTGAAAATAACAAAGCATTGGAAACAAAAAAGACTTTAAAAAACGATTTGAGAAATAAAACTTATTCTTTTAACCCTGAAGATAAAGTTTATCAAATAGCTCAAGCTTTTGGTATTTCTAGCGCCTCTTTAATTCAGAAATTATTGCAATCAGGAGTACAAGCCAATGTTAATCAAATTTTGGATAAAGAAACAATTAAAAATTTAGCCAAAGTTTGTAATGTTGAATTTTTAGAAACAGTCAAAACAGTAAACGAATTCAAAACTAAAAAAATCATAGAAGAAAAAGCAAAAGACAAAACAATTTTAGAAAAAATGCCACCTATTGTCACCATTATGGGCCATGTGGATCACGGCAAAACAACTTTATTGGATGCTATTCGCAAAACTCGAGTTGTTGACCAAGAATTTGGAGGGATTACTCAGCATATTGGCGCTTATCAAGTGGATTATCAAAATAATAAAATAACTTTTATTGATACCCCAGGCCATGAAGCTTTTAGTAAAATGAGAGCTAGAGGAGCTAAAATAACAAATATTTGCGTTTTAGTTGTTGCAGTTGATGATTGCGTTAAGCCTCAAACAATTGAAGCTTTAAAACACGCTCAAAAAGAAAAAATACCTATTATTGTTGCCCTTAATAAAGTAGATAAGCCAAACAATAATAGCCAACAAATTATGACAGAATTATCTAATTTTGATTTATTACCTGAAGAATGGGGGGGGACAACCTCTTATATATCTATTTCAGCGCTTAAAAAAGAAGGCCTTGATAAATTATTAGAAATAATTTTGCTTTTAAGTGAAATTCAAGATCTAAAAGCAGATTCTCACAAATTAGCCCAAGGAACAGTTATTGAAGCTAGTTTGGATAAATCTTTAGGACCTGTTGCTACTTTTATTGTTAGTGATGGCAACCTAAAAGTAAGTGATATTGTTGTTGTTGGTAATACTTTTGGTAAAATACGTTCTATGGAAGATGAAAATAAAAAATCATTAAAAAAGGTTTTGCCTTCTCAACCAGTTAGAGTTTCAGGATTAAAAGAAGTTCCGCAAGCAGGAGATATTTTTTATGTTGTCGCTAACGAAAAAGAAGCGCGTAAAATTGTTTTTGAATTAAAAACAAAGAAGCAACAAATTTTAGCTAAAACAATATTACCACAAGATTTAACAAGTATTTTACAAAATATTGAAAAAGAGCAGCCCAAAGAACTTAATATTATTTTAAAAGCAGATACTCAAGGAAGTTTAGAAGCTATTTGCGGGATGATTGAAAAAATCAAAGTTTCTGATTTAAAAGTTAATATTTTGCGTGCTTTGGTTGGTACTATCACTGAAAAAGATATTTCTCTAATTGAATCATCAGAAAGTCTTTTAATAGGTTTTAATATTAAAATATCATCTTCTGTTTTAAAATTAGCTCAAAACCAAAAAATTAAAATTATTATGCATAACATCATTTATCGCATCATTGAAGATATTGAAAAAAAATTAAAACAAATGGTAAAACCTATTTTTGAAGAAGTTATCACAGGACAAGCCGAAGTAAGAAAAATATTCCATATTAGTAAAATTGGTAATATTGCTGGTTGTTATGTTACTCAAGGTATCATCAATAATAATGATTTTGCTAAAATAATTCGCGATGGTGAAGTTATATTTAAAGGTAAAATTAGCTCTTTGAAACATTTAAAAGACAATATTAAATCTTCTAAACAAGGTTATGAATGTGGTATTTTACTTGATCGTTTTAACGATTTTATTATCAATGATATAATAGAGACATCTAAATTAAACAAAATGGAGAATTAG
- a CDS encoding YlxR family protein, which produces MNILRTCIVTKQNKNPIKMIRVNVDKLGEVAIDYDQKLQGRGAYLSLKIEYVKLVQKKKLLDKKLKTRVPEEIYQTLLKFVLLKNNSKENLNNFNDK; this is translated from the coding sequence ATGAATATTTTAAGGACTTGTATAGTTACTAAACAAAACAAAAATCCTATTAAAATGATTAGAGTTAATGTTGATAAATTAGGTGAAGTAGCAATTGATTACGATCAAAAGTTACAAGGAAGAGGAGCTTATTTGAGCCTAAAAATAGAATATGTTAAATTAGTTCAAAAAAAGAAACTTTTAGATAAAAAACTTAAAACTCGTGTTCCCGAAGAGATTTATCAAACTCTTTTAAAATTTGTTTTATTGAAAAATAACTCAAAAGAAAATTTAAATAATTTCAACGATAAATAA